One region of Geminocystis sp. M7585_C2015_104 genomic DNA includes:
- the queA gene encoding tRNA preQ1(34) S-adenosylmethionine ribosyltransferase-isomerase QueA, with translation MNPDEQLSSYDYYLPPELIAQNPVTPRDHSRLLVVYPGGNIGHHRFYELPQFLSPGDLLVLNDTKVIPARLYGKKATGAQVEVLLVEEKGNNCWLALVKPGKRFSVGSEIFFTDDREEIVFKATVLDKDEATGGRILHFEWQGDDSFWNLLEKVGKIPFPPYVTDTTASPQQYQTIYAQKEGAIAAPTAGLHFTERLFRQLQEKGINITQVTLHVGIGTFRPVEVENIRQHQMHQEWIEVGEEAVAAIKETKAKGNRVVAVGTTVVRTLEGVCKECGQLKPFQGKTDLFIYPGYQFQVIDSLITNFHLPKSSLLMLVSALIGRERLLAIYQEAIKERYRFYSFGDAMLIL, from the coding sequence ATGAACCCAGATGAACAACTGTCCAGTTACGACTACTATTTGCCTCCGGAATTGATTGCCCAAAACCCCGTCACCCCAAGAGATCATTCCCGTCTTCTAGTAGTGTATCCTGGAGGCAATATCGGCCACCATCGCTTCTATGAGTTACCACAGTTTCTCTCCCCCGGAGACTTGTTAGTGTTAAATGACACAAAAGTTATACCAGCGAGATTATATGGCAAAAAAGCCACTGGGGCACAGGTGGAAGTATTATTAGTGGAAGAGAAAGGAAATAACTGTTGGTTGGCGTTGGTAAAACCGGGTAAACGTTTCTCCGTAGGGAGTGAGATTTTTTTTACAGACGACAGGGAGGAGATAGTATTCAAAGCTACCGTTTTAGACAAAGACGAGGCTACTGGTGGGAGAATTCTCCACTTTGAGTGGCAAGGGGATGATTCATTTTGGAATTTGCTAGAAAAAGTGGGCAAAATACCATTCCCCCCCTACGTAACTGACACCACCGCCTCCCCCCAACAGTATCAAACTATCTATGCCCAAAAAGAGGGAGCAATTGCCGCCCCTACAGCTGGACTACACTTTACCGAGAGACTATTCCGGCAATTGCAGGAAAAAGGGATAAATATAACCCAAGTTACCCTCCATGTGGGGATAGGCACATTTCGGCCAGTGGAGGTAGAAAACATCCGTCAACACCAGATGCATCAAGAGTGGATTGAGGTGGGGGAAGAAGCCGTTGCTGCCATTAAAGAAACCAAAGCCAAGGGTAATCGTGTAGTTGCTGTTGGTACAACTGTAGTCAGGACTTTAGAAGGAGTTTGTAAGGAATGTGGCCAATTAAAACCCTTTCAAGGCAAAACTGATTTATTTATTTATCCCGGCTACCAATTCCAAGTAATTGACAGTTTAATTACTAATTTTCACCTACCAAAATCCAGTCTACTGATGTTAGTTAGTGCCCTCATTGGCAGAGAAAGATTGTTGGCTATTTACCAGGAGGCTATCAAAGAGAGATATCGTTTTTATTCCTTTGGCGACGCCATGCTAATTCTCTAA
- a CDS encoding cytochrome b6-f complex subunit IV produces the protein MSSKLYKKPDLSDPKLRAKLAKNMGHNYYGEIAWPNDILYMFPICMLGTLGLIVGLAVMDPAMVGEPADPFATPLEILPEWYLYPVFQILRIIPNKLLGIACQAAIPLGLMLVPFIESVNKFQNPFRRPVAMTVFLFGVLVTLWLGAGAVFPLDKSLTLGLF, from the coding sequence ATGTCCAGCAAGCTGTATAAAAAACCAGATTTGTCTGACCCAAAATTAAGGGCCAAATTGGCCAAAAATATGGGTCACAACTACTATGGGGAAATTGCCTGGCCTAACGATATACTATATATGTTCCCCATTTGCATGTTGGGGACCCTAGGACTGATTGTGGGCTTGGCAGTAATGGATCCAGCTATGGTAGGTGAACCGGCTGATCCCTTTGCTACCCCATTGGAAATCCTTCCTGAGTGGTATTTATACCCTGTCTTCCAGATTTTGCGAATCATTCCTAATAAGCTCTTGGGCATTGCCTGTCAGGCGGCGATTCCCCTGGGGTTGATGTTGGTGCCCTTCATCGAGAGTGTTAACAAATTCCAAAACCCCTTCCGTCGCCCTGTTGCCATGACAGTTTTTCTCTTTGGCGTCCTGGTAACCCTCTGGTTAGGTGCTGGTGCTGTTTTCCCTCTTGACAAATCCCTGACATTGGGCCTATTCTAG
- a CDS encoding TldD/PmbA family protein → MLELKRILENLKTSADWVGLRYVSETSHVRVFRDAKPQVNHRRLSEGVMVEASVNGHIGYCATNQLTHEGIQAAVEIAEKQARIAGQWAIFSFNPHIIRPPVIGKYQSPVVESALTISPGELNDLLIQICHHLKVSDKVVVTTATAEISEVRYHFVSSNGADIQQIFSLVATDYAATAQDGNIVQKRSDNGYLARCYQAGKEVFNASTLLSRVRQIGEEAVELLFAEDCPNVTTTLVLAPDQMMLQIHESVGHPLEIDRILGDERNYAGGSFVKLSDFGTLVYGSPLMNVTFDPTVRGEIASYAFDDAGIRAEKQYLIKDGILLRGLGGIESQIRAKIPGVANFRACSWNRPPIDRMANLNLESGNSSFNDIISSIEFGVYMKSNRSWSIDDYRHKFQFGCEYAKLIENGKITKTLRNPNYRGTTLQFWHNLIAVGDDSTREIYGSPFCGKGEPNQAIRVGHASPVCAFKDIEVFSS, encoded by the coding sequence ATGTTGGAATTGAAAAGGATTTTAGAAAACCTGAAAACCTCCGCCGATTGGGTGGGTTTGAGATATGTTTCGGAAACCAGTCATGTCCGTGTTTTCAGGGATGCCAAGCCCCAGGTTAATCATCGTCGTCTAAGTGAGGGGGTAATGGTGGAGGCAAGTGTGAATGGTCATATTGGCTATTGTGCCACCAATCAGTTAACTCATGAGGGGATACAAGCAGCTGTGGAAATAGCCGAAAAACAGGCTAGAATAGCTGGTCAGTGGGCAATATTCTCCTTTAATCCCCATATTATTCGTCCACCCGTTATCGGCAAGTATCAGTCTCCTGTAGTGGAATCTGCCCTTACCATTTCCCCCGGCGAGTTAAATGACTTGCTAATCCAAATCTGTCACCATCTCAAGGTTTCCGATAAGGTGGTTGTGACTACTGCTACGGCGGAAATCAGCGAGGTGCGTTATCATTTTGTCAGTAGCAATGGGGCAGACATTCAACAAATCTTTTCCCTTGTCGCCACTGACTATGCCGCCACTGCCCAGGATGGTAATATAGTCCAAAAGAGAAGTGATAACGGTTATCTAGCCAGATGCTATCAGGCTGGCAAGGAGGTTTTTAATGCCTCCACCCTTCTTTCCCGAGTGCGACAAATTGGTGAGGAGGCTGTAGAATTGCTTTTCGCCGAAGACTGTCCTAATGTCACCACCACTCTTGTACTTGCCCCTGATCAGATGATGTTACAAATTCATGAAAGTGTAGGGCATCCCCTAGAAATTGACCGTATCTTGGGTGATGAACGGAATTATGCCGGAGGAAGTTTTGTGAAGTTATCGGATTTTGGTACACTGGTTTATGGTTCCCCTTTAATGAATGTTACTTTTGACCCTACAGTGAGGGGAGAGATTGCCAGTTATGCCTTCGATGATGCTGGCATTAGGGCGGAGAAACAGTATTTGATCAAAGATGGGATTCTTTTGCGGGGGTTGGGGGGTATTGAGAGTCAAATTAGAGCAAAAATTCCGGGAGTAGCAAATTTTCGGGCCTGTTCGTGGAATCGTCCCCCCATAGACCGTATGGCTAATTTAAACTTAGAGTCGGGTAATAGTAGCTTTAACGACATTATTAGTTCAATAGAATTTGGGGTGTACATGAAATCAAACAGATCATGGTCTATTGATGATTACCGTCACAAATTCCAATTTGGTTGTGAGTATGCCAAGCTTATAGAAAACGGCAAGATAACTAAGACTTTGCGCAACCCCAATTATCGTGGCACCACCCTACAATTCTGGCACAATCTTATAGCAGTGGGAGACGATTCTACTCGTGAGATTTATGGTAGTCCTTTTTGCGGCAAAGGTGAACCCAACCAGGCCATTAGGGTGGGACATGCTTCTCCGGTTTGTGCCTTCAAAGACATTGAGGTGTTTAGCAGTTGA
- the uvrC gene encoding excinuclease ABC subunit UvrC has translation MLADLLVNLPEESGVYLMKDEAGNVIYIGKAKNLRKRVNSYFNESAKHPPRISLMVSLVRDIEYIVTDNETEALVLEANLIKKHQPRFNVLLKDDKRYPYVCISFSEKYPRIFITRKRGKISKLDRYYGPYVDVNGLKKTLEIIKNIFPLRQRKQPLYKNRPCLNYDLGKCPGVCQNLITPEEYLETVKKVSLIFQGRVDELLEKLQQEMKIAAEKLEFEKAARYRDQIKTVQHLFDSSQTQKVALPDDNISRDAVAIAQDENRSCIQLFQIRSGNLIGRLIFFTDNGCNDDKGEILQRVLEQYYHQIEPAEIPSEILIQFPLKDKEIFSKWLREKKGKKVTITIPKRHQKADLITLVAKNAQRELEKSQKLHQNPISALEDLAKILGLPTPPRRIEGYDISHIQGTNVVASRVVFIDGLPAKQYYRHYNIQSPDIKPGHSDDFLAIREVIKRRFSKEENLPDLVMIDGGKGQLSSACLVLEEMGLLPKIKVISLAKKREEIFVPGNPLPLQTNKEQIGVKLLRQIRDETHRFAITFHRHKRLKASYKSVLDEIPGLGEVRKKMLLSHFNSIENIRQASVKQLQEVSGIGPQLATAIYNYFRQEKC, from the coding sequence ATGTTGGCTGATTTGTTGGTGAATTTGCCCGAGGAGTCTGGGGTTTATTTGATGAAAGATGAGGCTGGGAATGTTATCTACATTGGTAAGGCTAAGAATCTGAGGAAAAGAGTCAATTCCTATTTCAATGAGTCGGCAAAACACCCCCCTAGAATCTCCTTGATGGTTTCCCTGGTAAGAGACATTGAGTATATAGTGACTGACAACGAAACTGAGGCTTTAGTTTTAGAGGCTAATCTTATAAAAAAGCATCAACCTCGTTTTAATGTCTTGCTAAAAGACGACAAAAGATATCCTTATGTTTGCATCTCTTTCTCTGAAAAATATCCCCGTATTTTTATCACCAGGAAACGGGGTAAAATTTCTAAATTAGACCGTTATTATGGCCCTTATGTTGATGTTAATGGTCTGAAGAAAACCCTAGAAATCATCAAAAATATTTTTCCCCTTAGACAGCGAAAACAGCCTCTGTACAAAAATCGCCCTTGTCTCAACTACGACCTAGGTAAATGTCCGGGAGTTTGTCAAAATCTAATCACTCCGGAAGAATACCTGGAAACCGTCAAGAAGGTGTCTCTAATTTTCCAAGGGCGTGTGGACGAATTGCTCGAAAAACTGCAGCAGGAAATGAAAATTGCGGCTGAAAAATTGGAGTTTGAAAAGGCAGCCAGATACCGGGATCAAATAAAGACTGTACAGCATCTGTTCGACTCTAGTCAAACTCAAAAAGTTGCCCTTCCTGATGATAATATCTCTCGTGATGCAGTGGCCATCGCTCAAGACGAAAATCGGAGTTGTATTCAGCTATTCCAGATTAGAAGTGGCAATTTGATTGGTAGACTTATTTTTTTTACCGACAATGGTTGTAATGACGACAAGGGGGAGATTTTACAAAGGGTACTGGAACAATATTATCACCAAATTGAACCCGCAGAAATTCCCTCGGAGATACTCATCCAGTTCCCCCTAAAAGATAAGGAAATATTCAGCAAATGGTTGAGAGAGAAGAAGGGTAAAAAGGTCACAATTACTATACCAAAAAGACACCAAAAGGCGGATTTGATTACCTTGGTTGCTAAGAATGCACAGAGGGAATTGGAAAAAAGCCAGAAGTTACACCAAAATCCTATTTCTGCCTTGGAAGACTTGGCAAAAATACTGGGATTACCTACCCCCCCCAGACGGATTGAAGGCTATGATATATCCCATATCCAAGGCACAAATGTTGTTGCCTCGAGGGTGGTTTTTATTGATGGGTTGCCCGCTAAACAATACTATCGTCATTACAATATCCAAAGTCCCGATATAAAGCCTGGCCACTCTGATGATTTCCTCGCCATAAGGGAAGTGATAAAAAGACGCTTTTCTAAGGAGGAAAACCTCCCTGACTTGGTCATGATAGACGGAGGAAAAGGTCAACTTTCATCTGCTTGTCTGGTATTAGAAGAAATGGGTTTGTTGCCCAAGATAAAAGTCATTAGTCTGGCGAAGAAGAGGGAAGAAATATTTGTCCCCGGTAACCCTCTTCCCCTGCAAACCAACAAGGAACAAATTGGAGTAAAATTGTTAAGGCAAATCCGGGATGAAACCCACCGTTTTGCTATAACTTTTCATCGTCACAAGCGACTAAAGGCCAGTTATAAATCAGTTTTGGATGAAATACCCGGGCTGGGTGAAGTGAGAAAAAAAATGTTGCTATCCCATTTTAACTCTATAGAGAATATCCGCCAAGCAAGTGTCAAACAGTTACAAGAGGTGTCTGGAATAGGTCCTCAATTAGCCACCGCCATTTATAACTATTTTAGACAGGAAAAATGCTAA
- a CDS encoding methyltransferase domain-containing protein — MNHYSRELVQKQYDTIPYPNIPIENSPKDDYNALFIHNLVTPYYLYRQKVADTTDKLILDVGCGSGFTTLILALANPNARIVAIDLSAESLKFAEKRLKFHGFENVEYHQMPLEEIASLGQHYDYINCNDVLYLCESPTEALKSLQSVLKPEGIIRGNFHSYYQRFYIYLAQELCRCLGLLEDNPGDFEIGVVAETFQNLRPEVILRRSASMGLENKDLDLSDIGVKQRVLNNILLQGDKGYNIPQVFEMLREAKLEFLSMTNWRHWEVRDLFQDKNKIPTTWEFVLENATEEERLHLFELLHPSHRLIDFWCVNRDSISPIKPLSEWDDNDWERARIHLHPQLKAPKVREDLLETIKKQQPWEISKYITQPAAAPVYISHNQAAALLPLFSQHLSFSDMVEYWLKIQPINLITGETKTRKEAREEVKILLKELETFLYVLVEKI; from the coding sequence ATGAACCACTACTCCCGGGAATTAGTACAAAAACAGTATGACACCATCCCCTATCCCAACATACCCATTGAAAACTCTCCAAAGGATGATTACAATGCCCTATTCATCCACAATCTGGTAACCCCTTATTACCTTTACCGTCAAAAGGTGGCCGACACCACTGACAAACTCATTCTGGATGTGGGGTGTGGCAGTGGTTTTACCACTCTAATACTAGCTTTAGCCAATCCCAATGCCCGGATTGTTGCCATAGACTTGTCAGCCGAGTCTCTAAAATTCGCGGAAAAACGGTTAAAATTCCATGGTTTTGAGAATGTAGAATACCATCAAATGCCCCTGGAAGAAATTGCCAGTCTTGGTCAGCATTACGATTATATAAACTGCAACGATGTCCTCTATCTTTGTGAAAGTCCCACTGAAGCCCTAAAGAGTCTGCAATCGGTTTTAAAACCAGAAGGAATTATCAGGGGCAATTTTCATAGTTATTATCAGAGATTTTACATTTACTTGGCGCAGGAATTATGCCGTTGTTTAGGGTTGCTAGAAGACAATCCGGGAGATTTTGAGATAGGTGTAGTAGCCGAGACGTTTCAAAACCTAAGACCCGAGGTAATTCTAAGACGAAGTGCTAGCATGGGACTGGAGAATAAGGACTTAGATTTGAGTGATATTGGTGTCAAGCAACGAGTATTGAATAATATTCTACTTCAAGGTGACAAAGGCTATAACATCCCCCAGGTATTTGAGATGCTGAGGGAGGCTAAACTTGAATTTCTCAGCATGACTAATTGGCGGCATTGGGAAGTAAGAGACTTGTTTCAAGACAAGAATAAAATCCCCACCACCTGGGAATTTGTGTTGGAAAATGCCACTGAAGAGGAGAGACTACATCTTTTTGAACTGTTACACCCCAGCCACCGACTTATTGATTTCTGGTGCGTAAATCGAGACAGCATTTCACCTATAAAACCTCTGTCTGAGTGGGACGACAATGACTGGGAAAGGGCCAGAATTCACCTACATCCCCAGCTAAAAGCCCCCAAAGTTAGAGAGGATTTGCTAGAGACAATAAAGAAACAACAACCATGGGAAATTAGCAAATATATCACCCAGCCAGCAGCGGCCCCCGTGTACATCTCCCACAACCAAGCAGCGGCTTTGCTGCCCCTTTTCAGTCAGCATCTTTCCTTTTCAGACATGGTAGAATACTGGCTAAAAATTCAACCCATAAACCTCATTACTGGAGAGACAAAGACTAGGAAAGAGGCTCGGGAGGAAGTGAAAATATTGCTGAAAGAATTGGAAACATTCCTCTATGTATTAGTAGAAAAAATCTGA
- a CDS encoding DUF4336 domain-containing protein, producing the protein MNRRNKEQKWGWWFLLPIYPYQQRPTIRQEIVKNQIWTFEQPHGLLYAIVPIRMTVIRLEKGGLLVYCPVAPTQECISLLKELESAHGKVKYIIHSTSSGLEHKVFVGPFARHFSEAQVWCVPKQWSFPLNLPLSWLGFPGNRTHFLPADWRQFPLAEEVQYAIVQIPLPKGFFVELALLHKPSQTLLLTDTVVKIPHHPPAILQVDPFPLLFHGRENAFQPPVDTPENRIKGWQRICLFALYFRPTMVETLPWPQVFKNALKAPNRSRKNYFGLYPFHWLPQWQQSFEAIANLETPLVPPIVRYLILPQDPVAVKGWVSEISNWDFKQIIPAHFAAPIPANGHQFRKAFSFLEDSCCYPSGNEQILRRDSAFIRQLRAIVLP; encoded by the coding sequence GTGAATAGGAGAAACAAGGAACAAAAGTGGGGTTGGTGGTTTTTATTGCCCATTTATCCCTACCAACAACGTCCTACTATAAGACAGGAGATTGTTAAAAACCAGATTTGGACTTTTGAGCAACCCCATGGCCTTCTTTATGCCATAGTGCCCATCCGCATGACGGTGATTAGACTGGAAAAAGGGGGGTTACTTGTATATTGCCCCGTCGCACCTACCCAGGAATGTATCAGCCTGCTGAAGGAATTAGAATCGGCTCATGGCAAGGTGAAGTATATAATTCATTCTACCAGCTCCGGTTTAGAACACAAGGTATTTGTGGGTCCTTTTGCCCGTCACTTTTCTGAGGCACAGGTATGGTGTGTGCCCAAACAGTGGAGTTTCCCCCTAAACTTACCCTTATCCTGGTTAGGTTTTCCAGGCAATCGCACCCACTTCTTGCCGGCAGACTGGCGTCAGTTTCCCCTTGCTGAGGAAGTTCAATATGCTATTGTTCAGATTCCCCTGCCCAAGGGTTTTTTTGTAGAGTTAGCCCTATTACATAAACCCTCTCAAACCCTTTTACTCACCGACACAGTGGTTAAAATTCCCCACCATCCCCCAGCCATCCTACAGGTGGATCCTTTCCCCCTTCTCTTCCATGGCAGAGAAAACGCTTTCCAGCCACCTGTGGACACCCCCGAAAACAGAATCAAGGGCTGGCAAAGGATATGTCTATTTGCCCTTTATTTCCGCCCCACCATGGTGGAAACCCTTCCTTGGCCACAAGTCTTCAAAAATGCCCTAAAAGCTCCCAATCGCAGTCGGAAGAACTATTTTGGCCTCTACCCCTTCCACTGGTTACCACAATGGCAACAGTCCTTTGAGGCCATTGCCAACTTGGAAACACCCCTAGTACCCCCCATTGTTCGCTATCTCATACTACCACAAGACCCTGTTGCCGTCAAGGGATGGGTGTCTGAAATTTCTAATTGGGACTTTAAGCAAATTATCCCTGCCCATTTTGCCGCCCCTATTCCAGCCAATGGTCATCAATTCCGCAAGGCTTTTTCCTTCCTAGAAGACTCCTGTTGTTACCCCAGCGGCAATGAACAAATCCTTCGGCGCGACTCTGCCTTTATTCGGCAATTGAGGGCAATTGTGTTACCGTAA
- a CDS encoding 30S ribosomal protein S21, whose product MTQVIVGQNESIESALRRFKRQVSKAGIFADIKRLRHYETPIEKRKRKALARRKKRFR is encoded by the coding sequence ATGACCCAAGTGATAGTGGGACAAAACGAAAGTATAGAGTCAGCATTACGTCGCTTCAAAAGACAAGTATCCAAAGCAGGTATCTTTGCAGACATCAAACGTTTACGCCACTACGAGACACCTATCGAAAAGAGAAAACGGAAAGCCCTTGCTCGTCGTAAAAAACGTTTTCGCTAA
- a CDS encoding NAD(+) kinase, whose translation MPKIGVIYNDLKPIACETAQQLKQQLSARGYEVHLTTGFAGILGYSRPGRPVCYTPIEEIAPEAFDENMKFAIVLGGDGTVLSASRVVAPHNIPILTVNTGHLGFLTEIYLNQLPKAIEALLAEDYEIERRSMMKVQVIRDGGVIWEALSLNEMVIHREPLTSMCHFEIAIGRHAPVDIAADGIILSTPTGSTAYSLSAGGPVVTPDVPVFQLAPICPHSLASRALVFSNLEPVTIYPATPNQMVMVVDGNAGCHILPDDRVKIVRAPYETQFIRLQPPEFFRILREKLGWGLPHIAKPTAVELP comes from the coding sequence ATGCCCAAAATCGGCGTAATATACAATGATCTTAAACCCATAGCCTGTGAAACCGCCCAGCAACTAAAACAACAGCTGTCTGCCCGGGGGTATGAGGTGCACTTGACCACAGGATTCGCTGGTATTCTGGGATACTCCCGTCCAGGTCGTCCTGTATGCTACACTCCCATAGAAGAGATCGCCCCAGAAGCCTTTGACGAAAACATGAAATTTGCCATCGTGCTGGGAGGTGATGGTACTGTCTTATCCGCCTCGAGGGTAGTAGCCCCCCACAATATCCCCATTCTAACCGTGAACACCGGTCATTTGGGCTTCCTCACGGAAATCTACCTCAATCAGCTTCCCAAAGCCATAGAGGCACTCCTGGCAGAGGATTATGAGATTGAAAGACGATCCATGATGAAGGTTCAAGTTATCCGGGATGGCGGTGTTATTTGGGAAGCTCTATCTTTGAACGAGATGGTAATACATAGGGAGCCCTTGACGAGTATGTGTCATTTTGAGATTGCCATAGGCAGACACGCCCCGGTAGACATAGCGGCGGATGGTATTATTTTATCAACCCCTACTGGCTCTACTGCCTATTCTCTTAGTGCTGGCGGTCCGGTTGTAACACCGGATGTTCCTGTATTTCAACTGGCCCCCATTTGCCCCCATTCCCTGGCTTCCCGAGCCCTTGTCTTCTCTAATTTAGAGCCAGTTACCATATATCCGGCCACCCCTAATCAAATGGTCATGGTGGTGGATGGCAATGCCGGCTGTCATATCCTACCAGATGACCGGGTGAAAATAGTACGTGCCCCCTACGAGACTCAGTTCATCCGCCTACAACCCCCTGAGTTCTTCCGTATTCTCCGGGAGAAACTCGGCTGGGGATTGCCTCATATAGCTAAACCTACTGCCGTAGAATTGCCGTAG